Below is a genomic region from Rhododendron vialii isolate Sample 1 chromosome 5a, ASM3025357v1.
TGTAGAGGTTGGTGATGAGGAAAGAGCacatacttcatttttttaatggcaAGAGCACACAAAATAGATAGTTCGACAATTTAATTTTCATAAATCCTTAATTCGATAGGGGTCTATGTACTTATTTTGTTCTTGGGTAATGTGTAAGCATCTCACCTATTTTTCGTTTCATTTCCATGGTTTCTACCTTAGTTTTGATGGGTCAAATCTCGAGTATAGCTTCGACTAGGTTTTTGATTATGCATTGGTTGTTTATTTGGCCAAAGCAAATCTTCACATTTTTTAATACTATACACTTACCTTACTATTTTCAAGTGACGGGGATGTTGAATCAAGAACATATAATCTGAGTGCATCATACTTCATTTGTACAAGTTCTATGGATTCCCCTCACTCTTCAATGTTGAGTTCTGTTTTGGTTTGTTCTTAGTCTTCTTTATATATTTGAGTGCAGTTTTTTATGAGAACGCAGGGAACTTAAACATGGAGATTGGTGGTGGGGAAAAGATGCATATTATTTCATGAGGTATACTTTTTCTACAAACCGCTTGAgatatttgaaattgatttgaaCATAAAACATACTGTGGTTGTATGAATAACCGTGAAAAAATATTGATACCACACTGCACCACCATGCCCTTCATCCCAAAACGGGAGTCAATGATCTTTGCTAACTTCTTTTCAAGCTGTTCGAGAGGCGAATACGAGATGCACATACTTCTTTCTTAGGTACTTGGTACCAAAAAGAGGTTTGGAGGTTATTAGTTTCATTTCATGAGTACCAATAATATTGTTTGGACATGCTTATGAAACAAACCTCTAGAAAATCTTTTTTTGCTTTAACATTGCTACCGTCGGCCAAAGGCTtaattttgttatgtttgtTTTATCACTTATTCTCCAGTTCCACTTCATCTCCTCCCTATCCTTTTCTGCGATCGATGAATGTATCGTGGTCACTGGTCGACAAAACAAACTGTGGTCTAGGTGTGCATATTTCTGAATCAATTTGTCATGTTTTATTTTACCGTGCTGCGGTCATTAACTTATGGCTTATCATAAAATCCAGGTGGACGATTTTCCTTTTCGATTGAAAGTTTTTTCCAGTTTAgattttttcttccctttctccctattatttttccctttttctgtaAAATTAAAAGTACCCCAAAGTAATATTTGGTTTCAttagttcaatttttatttatgagGCAACAATGTCGTGTTTTGGGTTGTACTAGGGATAACCTGTGTGCATCCAACCCGAATAAGAAAGGTATAGATCTGAAAACCCTAGCTCCCTAAAATCGCCCAAACCACTTCCCCAGTTAATATCATCCTCCTGTTTTTTGCCTTACTCTCACCCTGAAAGTATGTAAGTGTTCACATTGGTTGTGTTTCTGTCGATATAAAGGGAAAGATGAAAGACTCTGAAGCTAAGGGGTTTGAATAACACAACTTGGCAAGTCTCTTATCTCCTGCTCACACCACCAGGCAATTACTGAACTAATGCAATATTCCTTGATAATATATGTTTCGGGCCGCGCTTACtttcttctttactttttatCAAGCCTACTCAAAACCAAAATACACTGATGCACTAATGAATTCTTTGAGTAATTTCCTGACCAAACCACCCAACCGTTGCACTAGAGATGCCCTAATGTGGTTCAACATTTTTTAATTTGCAGGAGGAATGTATGGGTATATTGGCGATGAGGCTGCACTTTTGTCACCCTATGTCTTATGCCATTGGTTTGGGTTGtattgaggttaaccttttcgATGGCACTTAAAAAATCCCTTTTGAAAAACTGTTGATTCTACGTTGTAAGCATTGCCTTTCGAAAAGGCAATGCATATTGTGGGTCAACGTGAAATTGAGTACTTGGGATGCTCCAAGGGTAATCAAGAAGCTGCTAGCTTTGGTAGAATGCTTAGGGATGACAAAGGCGCATGAATTTTAGGACATTTTGGGATGCTCCCAAGACTCGGATACATCTATATAACAATGCAGCTCAGCTTTGGTAGCTGAGCCATATTTTAGACCCTTAGATTTATCTATATATCAATGCAGCTCAGCTTTGGTAGCTGAGCCGTGTTTTAGACCCTTAGATTTATATACACATAAATCCTAGGGCTGAGATTTAAAGGGTTCATACTGTGTAACTTTCATACCCAAGCAACttgctcgctctctctctctctctcgattcaCGCATTTGACTCCTCTTGCTCTCCCACACGCTTTcgatttcaaaattcaaacctgTCTTCTGCTTTCCTGTCTCTCTTGAATCCCTCTTCAGCAACACAGTCacatcctctctctctgtctctcttccCGATACTCAAAACGCCATTAATGGCCAACTTTTGCCTACCGTGATGCCACCACAACGGCGACCATCAACCACCAGTAACGCCATCACTTCTCGCTCCCGAACTTCTCTCTCCCCAAGCAACCTTCATCGTGCGCTTCTCCAACCACCGAAGCCGGCAACCACCAGTCACACCACCCACCATTGAAGCCATCCTTTTCGTTATGTGGCTCCCATCTTACTCCCTCTCTCTGAAACTTTGGTAAATCTCCAACTTTTCCCTAattttccgttttttttttgtttcttcttgacatttctttcattttcccctcattttctaaaatctcaaaatctcaaaatcggGTTGCTCGAAAATTGGggcttttctaaaaaaattagggcTATCCATATAACAATACTAGGGGGTGTTTTCAAATTCTCCCCCTCACAAACTAAACTTTTTGAGAGTTTTTAAGGGTTGGGATTGAGTTGGAGATTTGCTCCAATAGTCAGAATTTCTTTTCAATCTTCAAACTCTCCTAACAACATTGAAGGGCTGAGAGGAAATTCTACCCAACGGATATTATTAGTtctgttcaaaatttgaaacgcACTCACGCACGCCCTATTCCCTTGTCTCTCTCTTACTTCCCCTTTTTGTCTACCGACAAacgtctcctcctcctcctccttcttcttcttcttcttcttcttcttcttcttcttcttctctctctctctctctctctctctctctttctctcttctccatcTCGTCTCTCTTTCTCCAGATCCTTTGGTTTTCCTCCCCATCCTCCCGCCCTCATACCCTGCTGAACCAACTCTCTACCTCGCAACCGCGGTATCTTGGACTCAACCAAGCCACCACCGCGGCTGCAAGAAAAGTAAACTAAGGTAGTGAGTCAATCT
It encodes:
- the LOC131328051 gene encoding uncharacterized protein LOC131328051 isoform X2 encodes the protein MEAPCAYNGTLKMKVFFLLILGWELKHGDWWWGKDAYYFMSSTSSPPYPFLRSMNVSWSLVDKTNCGLGGMYGYIGDEAALLSPYVLCHWFGLY
- the LOC131328051 gene encoding uncharacterized protein LOC131328051 isoform X1, with translation MEAPCAYNGTLKMKVFFLLILGWELKHGDWWWGKDAYYFMSSTSSPPYPFLRSMNVSWSLVDKTNCGLGGRFSFSIESFFQFRFFLPFLPIIFPFFCKIKSTPK
- the LOC131328051 gene encoding uncharacterized protein LOC131328051 isoform X3; the protein is MEAPCAYNGTLKMKVFFLLILGWELKHGDWWWGKDAYYFMSSTSSPPYPFLRSMNVSWSLVDKTNCGLGKDERL